A single Heterodontus francisci isolate sHetFra1 chromosome 32, sHetFra1.hap1, whole genome shotgun sequence DNA region contains:
- the LOC137347833 gene encoding zinc finger protein 271-like isoform X3 has protein sequence MEAKTSVHSGEKQYTCSVCGRGFSRSSGLSKHKCSHTEEKPCKYGDCGKEFNYPSELETHWHIHTGKRPFTCSVCGKGSSHCSSLRRHQQVHTDKKAFKCSDCEKSFKSPHALREHQRVHTGFTPFSCSHCGKGFTDASNLLKHQRIHTGERPFTCSECGKGFTDSSNLLKHQRIHTGQRPFTCSECGKGFTDSSNLLKHQRVHTGERPFTCSVCEKRFADSSSLLRHQRVHTGERLFTCSVCGKGFTCSSDLLRHRQVHTDKRPFKCPDCGNCYKSSQVLMSHQRVHTNETPFRCSHCGAGFRRSSDLTVHQRNHTGERPFTCSVCGKGFTQSSQLSKHQLVHTDKRPFQCPDCERSFKSKNNLLRHQHTHTGERPFTCSVCGKGFTQSSHLLTHQRVHTDQKPF, from the coding sequence ATGGAAGCAAAAACCTCTGTCCACAGTGGGGAGAAACagtacacatgttctgtgtgtggtcgaggtttcagccgatcatccggcctgtcgaaacacaagtgcagtcacactgaagagaaaccatgtaaatatggagactgtgggaaggaattcaattacccgtctgagctggaaactcattggcacattcacactgggaagaggccattcacctgctccgtgtgtggtaaGGGATCCTCTCATTGTTCTTCCCTGCggagacaccagcaagttcacacagaCAAGAAAGCGTTTAAATGCTCTGATTGTGAAAAGAGCTTTAAAAGTCCACATGCACTGAGggagcaccagcgagttcacaccggttTCACACCGTTCAGCTGCTCTCActgcgggaagggattcactgatGCATCCAACCTGCTtaaacaccagcgaattcacactggggagaggccattcacctgttctgagtgtgggaagggattcactgattcatctaacctgctgaaacaccagcgcatacacactgggcagagaccattcacctgttctgagtgtgggaagggattcactgattcatctaacctgctgaaacaccagcgagttcacactggggaaaggccaTTCACCTGTTCTGTGTGTGAGAAGAGATTTGCCGATTCATCCTccttgctgagacaccagcgagttcacactggggagaggctgtttacctgctctgtgtgtgggaagggattcacttgttcatCAGACCTACTGAGACACCGGCAGGTTCACACTGacaagagaccttttaaatgtccagactgtgggaattgctataaaagtTCTCAGGttctgatgtcccatcaacgtgttcacactaaCGAAACaccgttcaggtgctctcactgtgGCGCTGGGTTCAGGCGATCATCtgacctcactgtacaccagcgtaatcacactggggagaggccgttcacctgctccgtgtgtgggaagggatttactcagtcatcgcAGCTCAGTAAACATCAGCTCgttcacactgataagagaccttttcaatgtcctgactgtgagaggaGCTTTAAAAGTAAAAATAATCTGCTGAGGCACCagcacactcacactggggagaggccattcacctgctctgtgtgtgggaaagggttcactcagtcatcccacctgctgacacaccagcgagttcacactgaccaGAAACCTTTTTAA
- the LOC137347833 gene encoding zinc finger protein 271-like isoform X2, with translation MGARREGFADGKLKPNITSISDRVTRFNRIRISTAFDMEAKTSVHSGEKQYTCSVCGRGFSRSSGLSKHKCSHTEEKPCKYGDCGKEFNYPSELETHWHIHTGKRPFTCSVCGKGSSHCSSLRRHQQVHTDKKAFKCSDCEKSFKSPHALREHQRVHTGFTPFSCSHCGKGFTDASNLLKHQRIHTGERPFTCSECGKGFTDSSNLLKHQRIHTGQRPFTCSECGKGFTDSSNLLKHQRVHTGERPFTCSVCEKRFADSSSLLRHQRVHTGERLFTCSVCGKGFTCSSDLLRHRQVHTDKRPFKCPDCGNCYKSSQVLMSHQRVHTNETPFRCSHCGAGFRRSSDLTVHQRNHTGERPFTCSVCGKGFTQSSQLSKHQLVHTDKRPFQCPDCERSFKSKNNLLRHQHTHTGERPFTCSVCGKGFTQSSHLLTHQRVHTDQKPF, from the exons atg GGTGCTAGACGTGAAGGATTTGCAGACGGGAAACTCAagccaaacatcacatcaatatctgacagagtcactcgattcaaCAGGATCAGAATATCAACTGCCTTTGACATGGAAGCAAAAACCTCTGTCCACAGTGGGGAGAAACagtacacatgttctgtgtgtggtcgaggtttcagccgatcatccggcctgtcgaaacacaagtgcagtcacactgaagagaaaccatgtaaatatggagactgtgggaaggaattcaattacccgtctgagctggaaactcattggcacattcacactgggaagaggccattcacctgctccgtgtgtggtaaGGGATCCTCTCATTGTTCTTCCCTGCggagacaccagcaagttcacacagaCAAGAAAGCGTTTAAATGCTCTGATTGTGAAAAGAGCTTTAAAAGTCCACATGCACTGAGggagcaccagcgagttcacaccggttTCACACCGTTCAGCTGCTCTCActgcgggaagggattcactgatGCATCCAACCTGCTtaaacaccagcgaattcacactggggagaggccattcacctgttctgagtgtgggaagggattcactgattcatctaacctgctgaaacaccagcgcatacacactgggcagagaccattcacctgttctgagtgtgggaagggattcactgattcatctaacctgctgaaacaccagcgagttcacactggggaaaggccaTTCACCTGTTCTGTGTGTGAGAAGAGATTTGCCGATTCATCCTccttgctgagacaccagcgagttcacactggggagaggctgtttacctgctctgtgtgtgggaagggattcacttgttcatCAGACCTACTGAGACACCGGCAGGTTCACACTGacaagagaccttttaaatgtccagactgtgggaattgctataaaagtTCTCAGGttctgatgtcccatcaacgtgttcacactaaCGAAACaccgttcaggtgctctcactgtgGCGCTGGGTTCAGGCGATCATCtgacctcactgtacaccagcgtaatcacactggggagaggccgttcacctgctccgtgtgtgggaagggatttactcagtcatcgcAGCTCAGTAAACATCAGCTCgttcacactgataagagaccttttcaatgtcctgactgtgagaggaGCTTTAAAAGTAAAAATAATCTGCTGAGGCACCagcacactcacactggggagaggccattcacctgctctgtgtgtgggaaagggttcactcagtcatcccacctgctgacacaccagcgagttcacactgaccaGAAACCTTTTTAA
- the LOC137347833 gene encoding zinc finger protein 16-like isoform X1 produces the protein MRSGSDGAGETLLQPGARREGFADGKLKPNITSISDRVTRFNRIRISTAFDMEAKTSVHSGEKQYTCSVCGRGFSRSSGLSKHKCSHTEEKPCKYGDCGKEFNYPSELETHWHIHTGKRPFTCSVCGKGSSHCSSLRRHQQVHTDKKAFKCSDCEKSFKSPHALREHQRVHTGFTPFSCSHCGKGFTDASNLLKHQRIHTGERPFTCSECGKGFTDSSNLLKHQRIHTGQRPFTCSECGKGFTDSSNLLKHQRVHTGERPFTCSVCEKRFADSSSLLRHQRVHTGERLFTCSVCGKGFTCSSDLLRHRQVHTDKRPFKCPDCGNCYKSSQVLMSHQRVHTNETPFRCSHCGAGFRRSSDLTVHQRNHTGERPFTCSVCGKGFTQSSQLSKHQLVHTDKRPFQCPDCERSFKSKNNLLRHQHTHTGERPFTCSVCGKGFTQSSHLLTHQRVHTDQKPF, from the exons ATGCGCAGCGGAAGTGATGGTGCTGGAGAgacgcttctgcagccg GGTGCTAGACGTGAAGGATTTGCAGACGGGAAACTCAagccaaacatcacatcaatatctgacagagtcactcgattcaaCAGGATCAGAATATCAACTGCCTTTGACATGGAAGCAAAAACCTCTGTCCACAGTGGGGAGAAACagtacacatgttctgtgtgtggtcgaggtttcagccgatcatccggcctgtcgaaacacaagtgcagtcacactgaagagaaaccatgtaaatatggagactgtgggaaggaattcaattacccgtctgagctggaaactcattggcacattcacactgggaagaggccattcacctgctccgtgtgtggtaaGGGATCCTCTCATTGTTCTTCCCTGCggagacaccagcaagttcacacagaCAAGAAAGCGTTTAAATGCTCTGATTGTGAAAAGAGCTTTAAAAGTCCACATGCACTGAGggagcaccagcgagttcacaccggttTCACACCGTTCAGCTGCTCTCActgcgggaagggattcactgatGCATCCAACCTGCTtaaacaccagcgaattcacactggggagaggccattcacctgttctgagtgtgggaagggattcactgattcatctaacctgctgaaacaccagcgcatacacactgggcagagaccattcacctgttctgagtgtgggaagggattcactgattcatctaacctgctgaaacaccagcgagttcacactggggaaaggccaTTCACCTGTTCTGTGTGTGAGAAGAGATTTGCCGATTCATCCTccttgctgagacaccagcgagttcacactggggagaggctgtttacctgctctgtgtgtgggaagggattcacttgttcatCAGACCTACTGAGACACCGGCAGGTTCACACTGacaagagaccttttaaatgtccagactgtgggaattgctataaaagtTCTCAGGttctgatgtcccatcaacgtgttcacactaaCGAAACaccgttcaggtgctctcactgtgGCGCTGGGTTCAGGCGATCATCtgacctcactgtacaccagcgtaatcacactggggagaggccgttcacctgctccgtgtgtgggaagggatttactcagtcatcgcAGCTCAGTAAACATCAGCTCgttcacactgataagagaccttttcaatgtcctgactgtgagaggaGCTTTAAAAGTAAAAATAATCTGCTGAGGCACCagcacactcacactggggagaggccattcacctgctctgtgtgtgggaaagggttcactcagtcatcccacctgctgacacaccagcgagttcacactgaccaGAAACCTTTTTAA